DNA from Petropleomorpha daqingensis:
GCCGGGGAGAACAGGTTCGCCAGCCGCTCCTTGCCCGGTGGATCGGAGAACGGCAGCGGCAGTCCGTCGGCACCGGCCGGTGCCGCCCCGACCGGGACGGCGCCGGAGAGGAACAGCCCCTCCTGCGCCTGCATCCGCTCGCTGCGCCGCGCCGGGCGCACCAGGAACGGGGCACCGGTCTTCGCCGAGACCGCCAGCGCGTGGCGCAGCGACCACTCGGGCGCGGCAGACGGTTCGGCCGTGCCGTAGGTCGGGGACTCGGTGACGTCGAAGGCGAACAGGACGCCGGCCTCGTCGTCCCGCTCGCAGGCGAACCACAACGCCGTCACCGGGTTGTCCGTGACGTCGAGCAGGCGGGTCGGCACGCCGGACTGGTGCAGCTCGGCGAGCAGGGCGAGGTCGGAGGCGCCGACCCCGAGACCCCATTCCCGGGCCTCGCGCAGGATCGCCGTCTCGTGCCGCCGCAGCTCCAGCTCGGTCGGCAGCGGTTCGGCCTCGTCGATGATCAGGTCGCGCAGGAGCGAGGAGCGGATCCGGGTCGCACTGTCACCGCACCCGTGCCACACGTACCGCCGGCCGGCGGCCAGGGTCACGATCCTGGTGATCGCGCGGAACGCCTGGTCCTGGGACGTGACGCTCATGCCCCAGCCGCTGCGGGTCCACCGTGGGTCGGGCTGTGCTGACACGGCCCGCACTCTGCCCGCGGGGTGCGACAGTTCCCGGCGCTCAGCCCTGGCCGGCCGCCGGGTCGACGCGGATCGCGGAGACGTCGAACTCGATCTGGATGCGGTCGCTGACCAGCACGCCGCCGGTGTCGAGCGGGGTGTTCCAGGTCAGCCCCCACTCGCTGCGCTTGATCGCCAGCGCGCCCTCGAAGCCGACCCGCAGGTTGCCCCACGGGTCACGGGCCGAGCCGGTCAGCGCGAAGTCGACCGAGACGGGGCGGCTGACGTCCTTGATCGTCAGGTCGCCGGTCACCCGGTACAGCGCGTCGTCGATCTCCTCGACCCGCGTCGACCCGAAGGTCAGCTCGGGGTAGCGCTCGACGTCGAGGAAATCGGGCGAGCGCAGGTGCACGTCGCGGTCCGGCGTGCCGGTGTCGATGCTCGCCGTCCGGATCCGCAGCGCGACCGAGCTCGCCGCCGGGTTCGCGGTGTCGAGGTGCGCCGCGCCCTCGAAATCGGAGAAGGAGCCCCTGACCGTGGTCACCATCGCATGCCGCGCACGGATCCCGATCCGCGTGTGCGCGACGTCGACGGCGTAGTCGCCGGTGACATCGGCGACCGCGCTGGTCGCGGCCTCGAACTCCGTGGTCTCGCCCTCCGGCGCCCGGTGCTTGCCCACGCCTGGCAGCCTCCCCCTGGTCGTCCCCCCGCCGCCCCATCGTCCCCGACGGGTCGCGACCGGCGCGCGGGGGCTCCGAGAGGCGCGATCCCGACGGGTGCCGCACCATCGAGACCGGCACGCGGGGGCCCCGAGCCGGAGACCCTCACCCGATGACCAGCACCACGCGCCTCGTGCTCCTCGTCGTCCTCTTCCTCGTCACGCTGTGGTGCCTGTACTGGCAGGGCCGCGAGCTGTCGGGGCTCAAGCGTCAGGTCGCGGGCCTGCTCGACGACCTCGTCGAGCTGCGCCGCCGGCTCCGGGACGCCGACCCGCTCCCGGCCCCCGAGCCCGCAGTGCTCGAACCGGAACCGGTCGAGGGCCCGCCGACCCGGCCGACCGGCGTGGCCATCGACACGTGGCAGCGCTCGCTGTCCCGCCGCCTGTACCACGGCGGCCACCGGGCCTGAGCCCGGCGACCGCCACGGGGCTCAGCGCGGCTGGAGCACGAAGTCGTACCGCGCCTCGAACCACGGCTGGTCGATGGTGCCGCCGTCCGGCGTCTCACCGGGCTCGCGCCGCTCGTAGTGCACGACCAGTTC
Protein-coding regions in this window:
- a CDS encoding FRG domain-containing protein codes for the protein MSVTSQDQAFRAITRIVTLAAGRRYVWHGCGDSATRIRSSLLRDLIIDEAEPLPTELELRRHETAILREAREWGLGVGASDLALLAELHQSGVPTRLLDVTDNPVTALWFACERDDEAGVLFAFDVTESPTYGTAEPSAAPEWSLRHALAVSAKTGAPFLVRPARRSERMQAQEGLFLSGAVPVGAAPAGADGLPLPFSDPPGKERLANLFSPAERAAGRPTRLPFCAIVIPGRMKKKLRDHLVALHRRRSTVYPDAAGFRDALRDGEVALHPLPEAVSAYDDVDAVGDLRPAR
- a CDS encoding YceI family protein, which gives rise to MGKHRAPEGETTEFEAATSAVADVTGDYAVDVAHTRIGIRARHAMVTTVRGSFSDFEGAAHLDTANPAASSVALRIRTASIDTGTPDRDVHLRSPDFLDVERYPELTFGSTRVEEIDDALYRVTGDLTIKDVSRPVSVDFALTGSARDPWGNLRVGFEGALAIKRSEWGLTWNTPLDTGGVLVSDRIQIEFDVSAIRVDPAAGQG